A stretch of DNA from Bos taurus isolate L1 Dominette 01449 registration number 42190680 breed Hereford chromosome 25, ARS-UCD2.0, whole genome shotgun sequence:
GACAGCCAACTCCCTACAGCTGGGAATGAGCACGTCCATCCTGATGGGGGACAGGTCTCAGGAGCACACCTTAGCATGTGTTCCAGGTGTGTCCTTGGGCACAGAAAAATGCCTGGTATATGGTGATAATGGTGATAACACCTACCCCGTATGGGGCGCCAAGCCCTGTCCTAAGTACTTCAGGTacatattcattcctttttaaaattggagCAGGACtactttacattgttgtgttagtttctgctgtaccacaaagtgagtcagctgtaTGTAatcatatatcccctccctcctgagcctccctcccgctccctgatcccacccctctaggagctccctgtgctgtataggaCACAGCacgggaaggagagggtgggacgaatggagagagcTGCGCTGacatatccattctttttatCTTTGCGATAATCCTGTGTGGGTGCCCAGGTGgctacatggtaaagaatccctctgccaagcaggagacagggattcaatccttgagtcaggaatgtcgcctggaggaggaaatggcaatgtttaagtatcttgcctgggaaataccatggacagaggagcctggtgggctaaattcagtccataagattgcaaagagttggacacaactgaagcgacttagcacacgtgtgcgcccccacacacacacacacacgcacgcatgccACAATATCTCTGACATgtgtaatcaataaatatttattgactaacAGAATGAGGAGCCCACCCTGCCCCCATGCTCTACTTCTTTCTCCCCTTTTGTAAGCCttgtgggaggaggggagaaacaGGGACTCTGCTAAAGGGAGAAGGGGCTGAGACAATAAATTTGGACCTCCTCCGTGGATAGTGTGGGGATTGGTCCCTGTGCCAAGAATGGCTCCTTGACTCTGTGGAGCAGAAAGGGTTTCTGGGGCCCAGGAAGTGGCTAGGACCCACACATGAGTTTcttgttttttagtttatttatttacttttgactgagctgggtctttgttgctgcgagcaggctctctctagttgcagcaagcaggggctactctccagttgtggtgtgcagccttctcactgcagtggctttttttgttgcagagcacaggccctagagtgcatgggcttagtagttgtggtgcacagcttagttgccccgaggcatatGGAATCTCCCTGGAtcggggatcaaactcatgtcccctgcattggcaggcaggattcttaaccaccggaccaccaaggaagtgccCTCAAACATGCGTTTCtgattcctctctccctctctgcagAGTGTACAAATCAAGAGATTGACATCGCCTTCTTGATTGATGGCTCTGGCAGCATTGACCAAACCGACTTTAAACGGATGAAGAACTTTGTCAGAGCTGTGATGGACCGGTCCAAGGGCACCAACACGCAGGTGAAGACTAGGCCCTCTGAGGCCTGGGGAGTAGGATGGGGGAGGGTCTGCCTCTGGGAAGGTCAACCTGGGAGGCTGCCTGGCGTCCCTGGGGGCAGGATCGATAGGCCTGTGCCTTGAGGAAGCTACGGTCCAAGGTCAAGGCATGGTCCCCATGCAGGGCCAGTTGGAGACCTGACCTGAGACGAGGTTCCCCCATCACATTTACTATGTCCCCATGTGCCACAGGAAATAGGTTTTTGCTATTTAAATACATTGAAAGGAATATCAAATAATTTTGCTGTGAAATTTGACTGAAGGTAACTTGGCCAAATAATTGATGATTTCTTTATCATGTTTTCCATATAACTCATgatttatcttattattttatttcccagtaaccagtgtgtgtgtgtgtatatgtgtgtgtgtgtgtgtgtgtgtgtgtgtaaattcttgttgcccctctgtccatgggatttcccaggcaagaatactggagtgggttaccatttccttctccaggggatcttcccgacctagggatcaaaccagcgtctcctgagtctcctgcattggcaggtggattctttaccattgagccacctaggaagtccattAATTCTTGAGAAACAAGGAAATATAGACTTCAAATTGATTTTGCATattataaaaacttttttaatctaaatttaaCAAATACGGTAGTCGGCAAGGTTATTCTTTGTAAACCATGAAAGAAGCAATATTTAGCTttgattttccagttttctttttctgggttTCAGTATATACTTGTCAGGCCTCAAAATCACGTGGAACATGGTTTGTAAGtgcaaaattattccaaaatttaaaatttactaaaaaaacacacacacaaaaaaacaactcCTGAGCTCCAGGGCCCTTTTCTTCGCCTTCACAGTTCTCGCTGATGCAATATTCAAACCTTATGAAGACCCATTTCACCTTCAACCAATTTTGGACCAGCCGGAGCTCTCAGAGCCTGGTGGATCCCATCGTCCAGCTGAATGGTCTGACGTTCACAGCCACCGGTATCCGGACAGTGGTGTAAGCTCCAACCCCCACTACCTGCGGATAAAATGCTTCCCCGCAGCTGTCTGGCGCTTTCTAGTGTTTGAAGGAGGATCTGGAGAAACGGCTCTCGGGGAAGCTCAGGCAGAGTCTCCCTGGAGTGTTTCTGGTCCCCTCGCTGGTTGCAATCCCCTGAGCCAGGGCGAAGGCCCAACTTCTTTGCGGTGTGTTTCCCCTTTGCCTGGCTTTGGATTGGCTGGACTCTGAGCCCACTTGGGTTTGCTTCTCGGTTCCCATGCTTGCTACCTGGGTCACCGTTGGAGTAATAGGCTTTTTCTAAGTCTTGGAAAATGGTCAAATGAGGATAAATTCACAACTTGGTTGGAAGGATTAAACGAGATAACACGAGCGCAGTGCTTCTGCCCAAGAAGTCCGAGATAAACGGCTgtggattttatttaaaaaaaaaatgcagctgcTCTTTACCTCCCTGGACTCAGGAATTATTGCCAAGTGTCTTCTTTGGGCCTTTCTCCCCACTcagctcctttctcttcctcatccCTCATCCATTCTTGCTCTCTACGTACTACCACGTGCCTGCCCAATACTGGGGGTCAGGTGGCCTAGAAAGAAAATGGCTTAGATGCTGGGGCCAGTAATTTTTGTCAGTATCGATGACTTAACATGCCTGAGTCTCAGGGTACCAGGCCTCCGCGGTCTCTCCAGAGGAGCTTCTGGTGCTGCAAATGATTGCTTCCCAGAATCTCAGTAGAGTTACCCCCGCTTTCTTCCTTGACAGGAGAGAACTATTTCACAGTAAGAATGGGGCCCGTAAGAGTGCCAGGAAAATCATCATTGTCATCACAGATGGGGAGAAATATAAAGACCCCCTGGAATACAAAGACGTCATCCCCGAGGCAGAGAAAGCCAACATCATCCGTTACGCTATTGGGGTGCGCACCTTCCTCCTGGCTCCCCCAGACTCAGCCTTCACCTCCCCCAGGTAGAAAGGCTGGCGGGCCCCTCCTCCTCATGTGCCTCTCTGCCACAGGTGGGAGATGCTTTCCAGGCACACGCTGCCAGGGAGGAGTTGAAAATCATTGGCTCCGTGCCTTCGGAGGACCACGTGTTCAAGGTGGACAGCTTTGCAGCACTCAGCAGCATCCAAAAGCAGCTTCAGGAGAAGATCTTTGCAGTTGAGGGTAAATGAGGAGTGAGTTTGGGTGTCGGAACTGAAAGAGCTGAGATCCAGTTGTCCCCCACAGTCCGGAGGATCTGTCCCTAcccgtgttgttgttgttcagtagctccctcatgtccgactctttgcgaccccgtggactgcagcactccaggcttgcctgtccttcactatctcccggagcttgctcaaactcatgtccagtgagtcggtgatggcatgcaaccatctcatcctctgttgcccccttctccacccgccctcaatttttcccagcatcaaggtcttttccaatgagtcagctcttcacataggtggacaaagtattggagcttcagcatcagtccttccagtgcacattcagggttgatttcctttaggattgactggttcgatctccttgcagtccaagagtcctCTTTCTGGATCCCTACTCTAGCTCGCCCCAAATCGTTACCCAGAACCCAAGCCCCAAACCGCAttctcctctctctgctctgaATTCTCACCGTCTCTAGGTCTCTGGGAGCCTGAGTGACCCATTTCCCCCACAGGAACACAGTCGGGGACAAGTAGCTCCTTCCAGCATGAGATGTCTCAAGAAGGCTTCAGTTCCATCCTCACAATGGTGGGTGGAGCGTGTGCTTGATTAAGAGTCTCAGGCACCAGCCTGGGGCTGGGAGCCGGGACTCAGAATAAACAAGAAAGTGGACTCAATCCTCAAGCTCACTGTCTAGTCTGGGAGAGACACACAGGCAGTGAATATAGGTGCTAGAAGCACAGTAGAGAATGGGATAGCTGAGGTCCCTGCTTTCCTGGAATGCATAACTAGTGGGAGGGGAtgataaaaaaacaaagaaatgagacTTTCAGATGGTGCTAAGCACTGCAATAGAAGAAGAGAGGTGATCAGAGGAGGGCTAAGGAATAACCACTGAGGCTGACTGATGAGAAAGGGTGAGGCCTGGAAATATCTAGGGAGAAATTGCTCCAGGTAGAggaaacagcaggtgcaaaggtcctgaggcaggaatgGGGTTACTACACTAGAATGAGAGAAGGGCCAGCGCAGCCGGAGCAGAGGGAGCTAGGGGCAGCATGGAGAGAGGGCTGAAAAGTTGAGAAAGACCAGACCACGAAGACCAGAGAAGTgacgatcagttcagttcaaaataATGATAGAGACAGACAGTTGTCTGAAAGGAGGTATGTGTTCAAAATATCCGGAAGGATATTATCCAGAAGAATGTTTATTGGTGTATTTATTCGGCTGCACCAGGTTgtagctgtggcatgtaggatccagttccctgaccagggaatgaaccctggCTCCCTGCGTttggagcgcagagtcttagctcctggaccaccagggaagccccttacccAGAATAATTCTGAGGGCAATTGAGGGGGCAGAGAAATGGAACAAGGTTTGTCATGAGTTAATCAGTGATGCTAGGTCATGGGTACTAATGGGTTCATTACACGTTCCTTTTGACTTTTGTATATGTCCTAAATTAGCCATAATCAAGAGTTTGAAAAGGCAATAAACAAAGTATTCAGAAGAGGAAATGCCTAGCACTTTCTGAGGGAGCCAGGAACATCTCACAGATGTAACTTTGTTACATCTCCTCCAGAGAGAGGAGCTGAGTCCcagaaaaaggagagaggagtGTCCAGGTCAGAGGGTTGGTGTGTTCTGGAACACAGGGTAACTCCATAGACTTGATTGCAAAGGATGCTAAATGCCACCCCCGGGGGTTTGATGACAGGGAATCACTTTGGTTTGCCAGCAGGGTAGTGGCTGCACATTTGGGTTTAAAAAGCCCGACTCTGGGACAGTAGATGAAGCAGAGGAGAACAAGCGAGGAGGCAGAAAGGACAGTGGGTGAGAGGCGCTGGGGTGACGCTGACAGTGGCAGTGGGGATGCCTGAGAGATGTAGGAGTCAGGGACACGAGGCTGCTGATGAGAGCAAGAAATGACAAGAGAGAATTCCAGATGAGTGGGCGGAGTCAGCGGCAGGCATTTCTTCAGAATAGGCTGTCTTCTTCCCACCTGCTCACCCCTGGaatcctttcttttctcccaggATGGACCAGTTCTGGGGGCTGTGGGGAGCTTCAGCTGGTCTGGAGGTGCCTTCCTGTACCCCCAAAATAAGAACCCCACCTTCATCAACATGTCCCAGGAGCACGTGGACATGAGGGACTCGTATCTGGgtgagacaaggctgtggttgGGGGCTGGGCAGGAGATGGGCTGCCTGGGAAGGACAGGGGcccgggggtgggggaagaggggaCGGGGGTGGTGACGCCTCTGTACTGATCCTGGCCCCTTCAGGTTACTCCACAGAGCTGGCCCTTTGGAGGGGGGCACAGAGCCTGATCCTGGGGGCGCCCCGCCATCAGCACACCGGGAAGGTGGTCCTCTTCACCCAGGTGTCCAGGCAATGGAGGCCGCAGGCTGAAGTCACAGGGACCCAGGTTGAGTGTGGAGGGGGTCTCCAGgggcagagaaggaggagaggaagcagGTGCAAGGCCTCTGGGGGAGGTGTTGGTGCCTGGGGAGAGGTGGGACTTGGCCCAGGGCGTGCCCCTGGCAGAGGGCAGACAGGATGACTCCCAACTCTGCCTTCCAGATCGGCTCCTACTTCGGGGCCTCCCTCTGCTCCGTGGATGTGAATGGAGATAGTAGCTCTGACCTGGTCCTCATCGGGGCCCCTCATTTCTACGAGCAGACCCAGGGGGGCCAAGTGTCCGTGTGCCCCTTTCCCCGGGGGGTGAGTAGTGATGAGACCCGGGCTGGGTGGGGTCTGGGTGTGGGTGAGCCCTGACACCATTTTCGTTCTGCAGGGGACTAAGTGGCAGTGTGATGCTGTTCTGCGAGGGGAGCCTGGCCACCCCTGGAGCCGCTTTGGGGCAGCCCTGACAGTGCTGGGGGATGTGAATGGGGACAGGCTGGCAGATGTGGCCATTGGGGCCCCGGGAGAGCAGGAGAACCAGGGTGCTGTCTACCTGTTTCACGGAACCTCGGAACTGGGCATTGGCCCCATGCACAGCCAGGTGAGGCCCCCCAGCCTTCAACCTCTTCTGTTCTCCTCTCCCGTGTCTTAGGTTCACCTGATGCCACTTCCTGTCCCAGTCTTGGCAGTGACCATTCCCCTGCTCCTTTTAGTGGTTTATTTCCCTGAATTGCCCCTGGCCCAGCTAAGCACAAaggctctctcttctctcctttgacTTCAAACAGACTTCAAACTGTGTGGGCAGCTCAGTGGTTAAGAGATCGCAGGCCCCAGGTCAAATGCCTGACCAGCCCTGTGGGCTGTGTGGCTTTAGGCAAGTGACTGACTTAACCTCTGTGAACCTTGATTTCCTTCTGTGAAACATAAAAGGATCAGCAAATTCCATTGACTTCTTGTAAGGATAACTCGAGGACAGCACTAAGCTGTCCATTCCTCCAGTATTTATGAATGAACGTACAGAGGACAAGTAAAAGAATCTGTTATGCTGTCTTCATTATGCTTTAATTTTGTCATTAACTTGCATCCTCAAGGTCCTCATTGGACCAAAAGTGCTCTGATCTCTGTCTGGGGACCCTGGGGACCTCATTTTGTTTGCTCTGCACtcctctcctcctttttttttattttattttttattattttatttttgggctgtgccctgtgacatgtgggatcttagttccccacccaaagatcaaacctgtgcaCCCTTCACTGGAagcttggaatcttaaccactggaccaccagggatgtcccttcccctctcttcaACTACTCTATTCAGTGTCCTTTCCAAATTTTCCTTCTCAAACCTTTCCCATCCCCTTCCCCTGACTTgcacttcttttttctctctccggCCAGCGGATCGCAGGCTCCCAGCTCTCCCTGGGGCTCCAGTATTTCGGGCGTTCGCTGAGCGGGGGTCAGGACCTCACGCAGGATGGGCTGGTGGACCTTGCTGTGGGGGCCCAGGGACATGCGCTACTGCTCAGGTGAcagctcccccctccccactcgCCTGCCGCTTGCGTCTGATTCACCAAGCTGCCCCCTCCCTCGTTTTCCCCGACGGAGGCCAGAGGCCGGTCCTCAGCCCCTCATGCACCCTCAGGAGCCTGCCGGTGCTGAAGGTGAACGTGACTATGAAATTCACACCCCCGGAGGTGACAAAGGCTGTGTATCAGTGCTGGGATGAGCTGACCACCACCATGGAAGCTGGGCAAGCCACAGTCTGTCTCACCATCCACAAAAGCTCACAGGATCGCCTAGGTGAGCTTCCTCCTGGTAGACCAGACCCTTACCTCCCAGAGGCGCCCCTACCCAGCCCTATCCTCAGGGCAGAATGGAGCCAGGAACCCTGATCTCACCTCCACATCCACCCAACtgctcttctccctccctcttcccacaCCCAGGCCTTTaggttccttctccaggatacatCAGAGGTCTGCCCTCTTTTCCACCTTGCCAGAGGACAAGGCTTCTCCATCCAGCCCACTCTGAGCTGTGTCCACGGCTATTCTTgctgcaccccccccccccactctgCCCTGGGTGTAGTTACCTTGATTGGTCCTGAACACAGTTCACCACTCCTCACCTGCTCCCATGTTGCATTTATAAAGACTAAAATTCTTGCCCACTGTGACCCCGCTGATTTGGCCCCTCTGCCTCTCCAGC
This window harbors:
- the ITGAD gene encoding integrin alpha-D isoform X2, translated to MSCLGMAFAVVLFLTGLASYHGFNLDVEEPLVFREDGAGFGQSVVQFDRSRLVVGAPLEVVTVNKTGRLYDCTPATRRCRPISLNTPSEAVDMSLGLSLAASTHLSQLLACGPTVHKACGENMYLKGTCLLLSSHLQIIRTVPAALPECTNQEIDIAFLIDGSGSIDQTDFKRMKNFVRAVMDRSKGTNTQFSLMQYSNLMKTHFTFNQFWTSRSSQSLVDPIVQLNGLTFTATGIRTVVRELFHSKNGARKSARKIIIVITDGEKYKDPLEYKDVIPEAEKANIIRYAIGVGDAFQAHAAREELKIIGSVPSEDHVFKVDSFAALSSIQKQLQEKIFAVEGTQSGTSSSFQHEMSQEGFSSILTMDGPVLGAVGSFSWSGGAFLYPQNKNPTFINMSQEHVDMRDSYLGYSTELALWRGAQSLILGAPRHQHTGKVVLFTQVSRQWRPQAEVTGTQIGSYFGASLCSVDVNGDSSSDLVLIGAPHFYEQTQGGQVSVCPFPRGGTKWQCDAVLRGEPGHPWSRFGAALTVLGDVNGDRLADVAIGAPGEQENQGAVYLFHGTSELGIGPMHSQRIAGSQLSLGLQYFGRSLSGGQDLTQDGLVDLAVGAQGHALLLRSLPVLKVNVTMKFTPPEVTKAVYQCWDELTTTMEAGQATVCLTIHKSSQDRLGDIRSSVTYDLALDPGRLISRAVFGETRNWTLTRRKTLELGEHCDSMKLLIPDCVEDMVNPIILRLNFSLVGEPIASSQNLRPVLAVGSQDLFTASLPFEKNCGQDHLCEGDLSVNLSFLGLETLVVGSSLELNVAVMVSNEGEDSYGTVISFYYPAGLSYRRTLAIQQPGQRPLRLACEAVPTGNEGLKSSGCSINHPIFREGIKGTFIITFDVSYKATLGDKFHLSANISSENNKPTSNKTTSQLELPVKYAVYTVISRQEESTKYFNFSASDQKSRREAEHRYRVNNLSQRELAISVHFWVPILLNGVVVWDVALVAPSQLFLSFPRVSPVCQRGNLPSSRTSRPRCQAVLCWTAPSLTA
- the ITGAD gene encoding integrin alpha-D isoform X1 encodes the protein MFCYCCLLIYLWLHWVFIATQAFSSCKCTNQEIDIAFLIDGSGSIDQTDFKRMKNFVRAVMDRSKGTNTQFSLMQYSNLMKTHFTFNQFWTSRSSQSLVDPIVQLNGLTFTATGIRTVVRELFHSKNGARKSARKIIIVITDGEKYKDPLEYKDVIPEAEKANIIRYAIGVGDAFQAHAAREELKIIGSVPSEDHVFKVDSFAALSSIQKQLQEKIFAVEGTQSGTSSSFQHEMSQEGFSSILTMDGPVLGAVGSFSWSGGAFLYPQNKNPTFINMSQEHVDMRDSYLGYSTELALWRGAQSLILGAPRHQHTGKVVLFTQVSRQWRPQAEVTGTQIGSYFGASLCSVDVNGDSSSDLVLIGAPHFYEQTQGGQVSVCPFPRGGTKWQCDAVLRGEPGHPWSRFGAALTVLGDVNGDRLADVAIGAPGEQENQGAVYLFHGTSELGIGPMHSQRIAGSQLSLGLQYFGRSLSGGQDLTQDGLVDLAVGAQGHALLLRSLPVLKVNVTMKFTPPEVTKAVYQCWDELTTTMEAGQATVCLTIHKSSQDRLGDIRSSVTYDLALDPGRLISRAVFGETRNWTLTRRKTLELGEHCDSMKLLIPDCVEDMVNPIILRLNFSLVGEPIASSQNLRPVLAVGSQDLFTASLPFEKNCGQDHLCEGDLSVNLSFLGLETLVVGSSLELNVAVMVSNEGEDSYGTVISFYYPAGLSYRRTLAIQQPGQRPLRLACEAVPTGNEGLKSSGCSINHPIFREGIKGTFIITFDVSYKATLGDKFHLSANISSENNKPTSNKTTSQLELPVKYAVYTVISRQEESTKYFNFSASDQKSRREAEHRYRVNNLSQRELAISVHFWVPILLNGVVVWDVALVAPSQSLPCVSERESPQQPDFQTQMPSSLVLDCSIADCLRFRCDIPSFGVQEELDFILKGNLSFGWASQLLQKKTLVVSMAEVTFNRSVYTQISGQEAFLRAQVEMVLEEYEVYSPMPLLVSSSMGGLLLLALITALLYKCGFFKRQYKEMMDNKPENTALNGEDIHHETPDLPLSE